CGCGATCTTCTTGATGACCGCTTGGGGCAGGTCCAGGCGCTTGCTCTCGACGATCCCGGTCGTTTGGCTCGGGACGCCCAACGAGGTAATCATGGGCACCTCGACGTAGCTCCCGGACGCGGACCCGTTGCCCGCGTCGTCGATCTCGCACGTGCCCCCGAAGCCGATTGATTCGTCGCCGACTGCCATAGTTGAGCCCTCACGCTGGCGGTTTGAACCACAACCGAAACGTTTGCCCGCTCACCTGCCGGGGCTGGGCGTCGTCGGTCACCAGCTCGTCCCCGTCGCCCTGGGTGAAGCACCCCTGAACCCCGTTGGCCCGGTCGCGCCACGGCGTGACCCCGGCCGCCTTGTTCCCGCACAGCGCCGTTACGACGGCGCTCAAGATCGCGTCGGCCTCGGCCTGGGTGTCCGCGTAGCACTCGACCCGCACGTCGTGCGGTTGGAGCGCCGATCGCGCGCCGAGGGTCGTCACGTCCGCCCCGCCGGTGCGGAAGTACACGACGTAAGCCCCGGGCGCGTCCTGGGTCGGCTTCGACGGGTACACCTTCGTACCCACCAGCGCCCCGACCGCGTCGTCGGTGAGTAGCCGTTGGGCGATCGCCTCGCCCCAGTTCGCCGGTACCGCCACGTTACCCCCGGAACATCT
This region of Gemmata massiliana genomic DNA includes:
- the gp17 gene encoding tail completion protein gp17, coding for MAVPANWGEAIAQRLLTDDAVGALVGTKVYPSKPTQDAPGAYVVYFRTGGADVTTLGARSALQPHDVRVECYADTQAEADAILSAVVTALCGNKAAGVTPWRDRANGVQGCFTQGDGDELVTDDAQPRQVSGQTFRLWFKPPA